The following proteins are co-located in the Bacteroidota bacterium genome:
- a CDS encoding RNA-binding protein — protein sequence MNIYVGNLHYEITEDELKEVFEEFGQVNSSKIITDKYSGRSKGFGFVEMENDDEANQAIENLNETDIKGRNARVNQARERKSFNRN from the coding sequence ATGAACATTTATGTAGGAAATCTTCATTACGAAATAACTGAAGATGAATTAAAAGAAGTTTTCGAAGAATTTGGACAAGTAAATTCTTCAAAAATTATTACTGACAAGTACTCAGGAAGAAGCAAGGGCTTTGGTTTTGTTGAAATGGAAAATGACGATGAAGCAAATCAAGCAATTGAGAATTTAAACGAGACTGATATCAAAGGTAGAAACGCTAGAGTTAATCAGGCTAGAGAAAGAAAAAGTTTCAACAGAAACTAA
- a CDS encoding cold shock domain-containing protein codes for MKGTVKWYNEVKGFGFIQTSDSGDVFVHRTGLVDSFAGLEEGQEVEFETKQGDKGIVAVDVKKAE; via the coding sequence ATGAAAGGAACTGTAAAATGGTATAATGAAGTTAAAGGTTTTGGCTTTATTCAAACAAGTGATAGTGGAGATGTATTTGTTCACAGAACAGGACTTGTTGACTCGTTTGCCGGATTAGAAGAAGGACAAGAAGTTGAATTTGAAACAAAACAAGGCGACAAAGGTATTGTTGCTGTTGACGTAAAAAAAGCGGAATAA